In Bactrocera neohumeralis isolate Rockhampton chromosome 5, APGP_CSIRO_Bneo_wtdbg2-racon-allhic-juicebox.fasta_v2, whole genome shotgun sequence, the genomic window TCTTGTGCTACATGCTAACTTAATTGCGtacaagtgtttttgtttttgtattattattgtattttaacTCGTATAAGTTCAATAATTTGCCATTCGACGAACTTTTGCATATACACCCCATCTCATCGATTCACCATACCACATGGTATGTGGTGAGTATGCTTGCGTTTagcgttaaaaataaatgcatgaaaatgCACATCCACTGGCTGTGCGCGCAGCGGCTTAGTGTGAAAGTCTCCAAAACGTTTAATAATACCGTTAAGCACTCAAACGACTGTGGCCGACTCTTTTAAATATTCCGCGTTAACCGAAATCACTTTGCATTTGCGgtgcaaataattttcgaaacaaaAGTTCCTTTAGCGCACGATTGAAATATAGATAGTCCCTTTCGCAGTTCGctcttacatatattttcgcCTTCGCCTCATTATACCGTAACATTTCAAAGCACTTTATAAAATTTAGCTTACAAAAATGCCTTTAAGGGCTTTTAGTATTTTCTAACCACACTTTTGATACTTAAAGTTTCAGCGCCGCGTTGCGCACGCACTACAGTTGCTCGCATGACTTCGCTTTCGCCTTCGCTTTGACGCGTGTTTCGTGCACGAACTCCGAGTTGGCGTTTTCGAATAATTTGTATTCACTTTCTGATTTCTTCTTGCGTATTGTGAAGTAGTTTAGTATGTTTTGCACTTTATGTTGAAATGATACCGACGCTGTCGTCGTCGCGCCGGGTTCTTTCGCTTTGCCGCTCACTTTCTTTGTGTGCATTTTGTGCTTGCGCGCCTTGGCTTCCTGCGCCAAGAGCAGACTCTGTTTCATGCGCAAGACCTCCGGTGCCGGCTGCACGTCTTGCAGCTTCAGGTCGTGCAGCAGTGAGCCTTTAGGCATGACAGTCGTTGACGTAGCAGCTGCGTGTGGTGAAGTTTGTTGCGAAGTTGCGCCGCCGCCGTTAACGAACTGATCGGTCTTGTCTGTGTGGAAATTGGTGGCGTCGGTGGAATTGAAGGTTGTGGAAAAACTGTATGACTGATTGGCGCTGGCAATGGTGCTGTTCGCGTGTTCGTCGTTCGAGTTGCATGAGTTCGTTTGCGAGGCGGAGGAGTTTAGCTGGAAGGTAACGGACGATTTGCGTGACGTCTGCGTAGAGTTGGTCGTGTCGATAGAAGAGGATTGGTCGGAGCATATGGAATTGAAATGCTCATCGCCCGAGTATGAACGAAATGAAGCGTTGTGTGATGCGTTGGTTTCCGCGTCGTCGTCTGCAGCCTCGCCCGCATTTGACGGTTGTCGGAAGAAACACTGACGAGGAAATTGCGAGCCGGAAGCGTTGCGCTGAAAGCGGTATGTGGGCTCATCGTCAGCGGCATCCTCGGTGAGTTGAGAAGTGGAGTTGTATTTGGTCAAATCGCCGCTAGACTTCGAATTGAGACGTTCAGAGCGCTGGCTGCCAAGACGGCTTGCTGGCGCGGGCAACGAGAAAATTTCTTCCAAAGACTTTTGTATTTCGCGATAGAAAGCACGATCGTAGGTCGGATCGTTGGGCTCGTTAATCAGATTTGTCGCGCTGCTGGCATTGCTAGCGTGGTGAATTGGTTGTGGCGCGTGTTTATCAAAATCGGATAGCAACATCACGATGGGCAACATCTTCGCTTGTCGTTGTGCGTGTTTCTGTTGACGCTCGATCGCTAGCAGTTCGCTATCGAGTGAAAGTTTTTTCCGCCCGACGGCTGGGCTGTTGCCGAGACTGCTGAAGCCGCTGATCGCATGATCGGAAAGTGGACTGCGATCGTGGTAGGCGTAGGGCAACGGCGGCTGCTGCGCCACTGGCGAGACCTTGCGGAAGGGGAAACAGCTGACGGTGGGCGTGGGCGGTTCGGTGTCGGTATCACTCTGATCCGACGACGGGTAGTCGGGCGCAGGCACGAACTGATATTGCAACAGCGTCACGGGCGAACAGGGGTACCGTGCCGGCAAATTTAAGCCATCCTCCTGACTGCGTACCATAGGCGGCACAGGCTGGAGGCTTTGTTGGCGCAGaaactgctgctgttgttgctgttgacgcAGTTGCTGCGCCTTCAATTTCTTATTACTACACAAACTGAGACTTTTCACACCAATAGCGCTGCTGCCAGAATTCTTTCTGCTACCGTTATTATTGTGATTATGgttaatgttattgttattgccgtTATTCCTACGGTTATGGCTATTATTTTGGATCAGTGTACTAGTACTTGCATTACTACTACTATAGCTATTACTATGATTatagttgcttttgtttttattataaatgtttGGGTCAAGTATGAAGTTATTGGCGGCAAAAGTGCcgctattgttgctgttattactCGAATTACTATTGCTATGATGTGGGTGTTGTTGAAGCTGATGCTGATGATTATGGTTACtagtattattaatatttatgacTGAAGTGGCATGCGGATGGTCGTTTGTATTATTGAGTAATGGGAACGTCACCAGCGATGATGAATTGGGCATATTGTTCGTTTGGTTGGACGTTGCCGTCGCCGTTAGCGCCGTTGTTGGTGTTTGCGTTGGTGTTGTGttgcaactgttgttgttgctgttgctatttttgttgtaattgcctATAATACAAATACCTGACTCATTGTAGCCGATGCAGGCGTCAGATGCATAGGTCGGTGTGGTAGGCGAGCATGGCATCGAGCCGAATTTATACTCGAAATGGTGCGCATGCGAATGGTGCGACGGCAAATGTTGGTGGCGGTGATGGTGTGGCGAATGCTGGCGCATGGCGTGATGCGGCAGGTGGCTATGATGTAGATAGTGCAGTTGCGTGGGACGCACCGCCTTCTTGTCTAGGTTTGGTGCACTCTTGCTGAACAAGGAGTTGGTGGAAGCTGGGCCGGACCATTCGGTGGCAAGCAGCGCCGGCAGGTGGGGGCGCTCGCGCTGGTGCACCGTCGAAGGACCCCACGTCTTGCCTTTGTAGCCGTCAGGCGGCAGCTGCGGTGGCGTGACTACGCGagcgtgcacacacacacacatacacacaggcgAGGAatgtatgaaataataaaaataagcggAGAACGAAAAGAAAAccgtaaagaaaaattaaataaaaaataaattaattatgaatagtaaataaaatttaaaactactgtttaacaaaaacaaaaagttcaacTAACCTAAGaacaaatactaaaatttttaaaatagtagaatatgcacgtatgtatgtacatacatatgtatatcaaaaaatatttgacaaagCTAAATGTGCaacgattttaaaaattataagacCTCTTCATAGCCTTTGCTAATTCTGCATCTAATTCTTTTAAGAAACACTCGcgtttttttccatttcttggTATTTTGTCTATAgtagtaattttaaaaaattaaagaaaaaacttttactCACGTGCCACGATGCGCACTTGGGAAATTGCTGGTGAGCCAGGCGGTGTATCAGTCAAGGGTTTGTCGTGTATTGCTGTCACTGTGTGCCGGAAATCGGTTGGGAGTGAAATTTGCACTTCGTTCTTTTTTAGCAGCTGCAAAAGACagaattatttttactaatattttacCAGCCATTTAGCAGTGCCATGCTTACTTTAAGTTTCACTTTGCTAAACTTGCCACGCCTACGATTCGGCGTTGGTGTTTGTTGTGCAATTTGCAGCTCTCGCCCGATTAAGGCCATCTCGCGCAGTTTTAACTGCTCGGCGAAGCGTTTCAGATTCATGGCCTGTTCGTCCTGTTCGCTCTGAACGCGATTCAAGCGTTCCTCTTTGGTGCGCAATTCCTAGGATAGAGTAAACATGTTAATAATCATttaaaacttcaacaaaataaAAGGCGCAGGCGTACATGCAAGCCTTCCATTACTTCGAAtagttaaaaaagtaaattaaatttagttttgatttaCTTTAATGCAAAAACGAAAAGTTAAGCAAAAGTTCAGACATTTCGGAGTAAACTTAACGTATTTGTACTGTAAAATTGGTGtttgatttcgttttttttcaattacgtgcatataatttgcatatttgtgAGCAAATCGTCAGCAAAATCAAACCAGAATTAAGGcatcagcaaaataaaaaaaaaaaattgccaaattcGACAAAAGGCATGCACATAAACtagaaatattaaacaaaaaattaaaattataaaagaaaaaaatgatttccatCAAAATTGTAATGTAACACAGCCCATTAGCGTTTTATTGGCAAATTGTCGGCAAGAAAATGTAGCGTCTTGCTTACCTCCTCGATTGCTTGGAAACGCTGTGTGAGACGTAATCAAATGTATCAGAGAATATGTTACGATTTGTtcaaatatgcaaacaaattaaagaagTACGTACAGGAAGAAGACAAAATTAAGAACGTGTAATTGACGTAAATGACAAGGTCGAACCGCCAAGTACATAACGGCAAACTACACAGtatcaaattacaaaaatttacaatGTACGCGCCTAAaagcaaacacgcacacacctcACAAATAATCACTAAATgcgttacaacaataaaatgtaaTCAGCTATACAATTCCAGACCAAATACTATAATATACGGCTacattaagttttttgtatttttgctgtAAGCCACGCACCTTTTCTTTCAAGCGCAACTCTTGCAGCACTTCGGCTATCTCCTTCTTCCAGGCATCTTGCATTGTGTTGAACGATTCCTGTGGCGTCAGCGTGAAACCTGAACGTGTAATGTCTTCCAACTTCGTTAATATGTCCCTGAAACCTGGTCGCTTATGCGGGTCATTCTCCCAGCAGCCTTTGACAATatagacaaaattattattttttatttcaaataacccAACTTGAGTACACACTTTTCATGAGTTTTCCCCATGCATCCGGGCAAGTTTTTGGTATAGGCAGCGTTAGCATATTCACTGCTATGCCAAACACGACTGAATACGAATCGAAACCTTTGTATGGCGTTTCGCCTGTGATGAGCTCCCACAGCAGCACACCGTAGCTCCAAACATCCGATGATCTGGAGTGTAAAAATAATGCATATGAACAAAAcggtatgtaaaaataaatttcaattccgTTGTAGGTGGAATATTGCACTTACTTGGAGTACGTGCTGCTTTTTATCACTTCCGGCGGCATCCAAGCGTATGTGCCCGCCGTTGATATGCGTGTTGTGTTGTAAAGCTCTCTCGCCAAACCGAAATCGGTGATCTTCAGTGTTTTATTGTGCAGATTGCCGGCAATGATTTCTTCCAAAATAAGCACTGTAAATGCCAAAcgttataaaagtgaaatgattaATTTACTgcgtgataaaataaattttaacaatacGCAATTAATTAACCGtgtttaatataaacaaataaacaaaaacaagtgatctaaaaacttatatataaaaatatattttcgtataAACGCCGCTGACACGttatcaaaacaaaagcaaaacaaatctTCAAACCCCCGGGTAAACATTCGCAACTCACCATTGGAACTCTTCAGATCGCGGTGTATAATCGAGATGGGTGCTTCGTTGTGCAGATAATTCATGCCGCGTGCTATCTGTATCGCCCAGTTAACCAGCACATCGGGTGGTATCTTGCCACGCGCCAAAATGTGGTTTAAACTGCCGCCACGCGCATACTCCATCACAAGACACAGATCGGGCGGCTTTAGGCAGACGCCACGCAGTGCCACTATGTTTTCGTGTTTGACGACCCAGAATAACTTCGCTTCTTGTAGCACATTGTCGCGATTCGATTCGACATCCGGGCCAGCTTGCGGCGCCACTTTAATGGCAACCTCTTCGCCGCTGTAATAGCCGCGATGCACCTTGCAAAAGCCGCCAGCGCCTATCACCTCGCCCACCTCGAGTTCGGCATAGTCAATTTCGTGCGGTTGTATGTCTCCAATAGCTGAGGGCACGCCCGCCAGCATAGGATCTTGGTCTGTCACAAAGTTACTGGGAAAAATGCCGACCTAGGCGAAGATTAGAATGTTTGtgtcaaaataacaaaatgtaaataataaaatatgtatatgattgcTAGTGGTCAATAGTTTCGACATAAACAAATTGCTAACATTtgtatctatattttttaatcatactcaaattataaaaaaaaatgtgttcaatataattacatatgtatttcaccgatttttgcaaaactttacaaattctaatctaaaaaaagttgaaatctcaGATGCTGCTAACGGTTCAAGTAGCGCAGAGATAACGTTTAGATAAACACTAAGTGTTCTTATCATTGTTGCGCTGCAAAATAAGCAGTAGGCGGTGAAGCAGCATATTTTTAGTACGATAAAAAATGTCGTCAGCACATTAAAACATTGCAAAGAAGTGATAACATCCGAAAATGAAAACGTCGtttattaattcattttattgCACAGAAAACATTTGTGCGCACTGACGTCACTAATGCCCCCACTACATTCGCTACAATATTATTTCGACAAAAATTACTTCCGATATAAATTTAGGAATAACAAATAAACCAATTCTCACACTGATTGGTACTGACCTTATCGCCAATTTTGCCTGTCCACCAGCCCTCATCACCCGAAATATTGC contains:
- the LOC126759017 gene encoding mitogen-activated protein kinase kinase kinase isoform X1, which codes for MPAHCLTNNDHLPSETKPMLAINEEQHSEASHARNHSDSNGEMHANGNANITNQQQRQQTAGSNNNSSSAHETTQLPPLPDGPLWSVLYDYDAKGEDELTLRRGQIVVVLSMDSNISGDEGWWTGKIGDKVGIFPSNFVTDQDPMLAGVPSAIGDIQPHEIDYAELEVGEVIGAGGFCKVHRGYYSGEEVAIKVAPQAGPDVESNRDNVLQEAKLFWVVKHENIVALRGVCLKPPDLCLVMEYARGGSLNHILARGKIPPDVLVNWAIQIARGMNYLHNEAPISIIHRDLKSSNVLILEEIIAGNLHNKTLKITDFGLARELYNTTRISTAGTYAWMPPEVIKSSTYSKSSDVWSYGVLLWELITGETPYKGFDSYSVVFGIAVNMLTLPIPKTCPDAWGKLMKSCWENDPHKRPGFRDILTKLEDITRSGFTLTPQESFNTMQDAWKKEIAEVLQELRLKEKRFQAIEEELRTKEERLNRVQSEQDEQAMNLKRFAEQLKLREMALIGRELQIAQQTPTPNRRRGKFSKVKLKLLKKNEVQISLPTDFRHTVTAIHDKPLTDTPPGSPAISQVRIVALTPPQLPPDGYKGKTWGPSTVHQRERPHLPALLATEWSGPASTNSLFSKSAPNLDKKAVRPTQLHYLHHSHLPHHAMRQHSPHHHRHQHLPSHHSHAHHFEYKFGSMPCSPTTPTYASDACIGYNESGICIIGNYNKNSNSNNNSCNTTPTQTPTTALTATATSNQTNNMPNSSSLVTFPLLNNTNDHPHATSVININNTSNHNHQHQLQQHPHHSNSNSSNNSNNSGTFAANNFILDPNIYNKNKSNYNHSNSYSSSNASTSTLIQNNSHNRRNNGNNNNINHNHNNNGSRKNSGSSAIGVKSLSLCSNKKLKAQQLRQQQQQQQFLRQQSLQPVPPMVRSQEDGLNLPARYPCSPVTLLQYQFVPAPDYPSSDQSDTDTEPPTPTVSCFPFRKVSPVAQQPPLPYAYHDRSPLSDHAISGFSSLGNSPAVGRKKLSLDSELLAIERQQKHAQRQAKMLPIVMLLSDFDKHAPQPIHHASNASSATNLINEPNDPTYDRAFYREIQKSLEEIFSLPAPASRLGSQRSERLNSKSSGDLTKYNSTSQLTEDAADDEPTYRFQRNASGSQFPRQCFFRQPSNAGEAADDDAETNASHNASFRSYSGDEHFNSICSDQSSSIDTTNSTQTSRKSSVTFQLNSSASQTNSCNSNDEHANSTIASANQSYSFSTTFNSTDATNFHTDKTDQFVNGGGATSQQTSPHAAATSTTVMPKGSLLHDLKLQDVQPAPEVLRMKQSLLLAQEAKARKHKMHTKKVSGKAKEPGATTTASVSFQHKVQNILNYFTIRKKKSESEYKLFENANSEFVHETRVKAKAKAKSCEQL
- the LOC126759017 gene encoding mitogen-activated protein kinase kinase kinase isoform X2, which codes for MPAHCLTNNDHLPSETKPMLAINEEQHSEASHARNHSDSNGEMHANGNANITNQQQRQQTAGSNNNSSSAHETTQLPPLPDGPLWSVLYDYDAKGEDELTLRRGQIVVVLSMDSNISGDEGWWTGKIGDKVGIFPSNFVTDQDPMLAGVPSAIGDIQPHEIDYAELEVGEVIGAGGFCKVHRGYYSGEEVAIKVAPQAGPDVESNRDNVLQEAKLFWVVKHENIVALRGVCLKPPDLCLVMEYARGGSLNHILARGKIPPDVLVNWAIQIARGMNYLHNEAPISIIHRDLKSSNVLILEEIIAGNLHNKTLKITDFGLARELYNTTRISTAGTYAWMPPEVIKSSTYSKSSDVWSYGVLLWELITGETPYKGFDSYSVVFGIAVNMLTLPIPKTCPDAWGKLMKSCWENDPHKRPGFRDILTKLEDITRSGFTLTPQESFNTMQDAWKKEIAEVLQELRLKEKELRTKEERLNRVQSEQDEQAMNLKRFAEQLKLREMALIGRELQIAQQTPTPNRRRGKFSKVKLKLLKKNEVQISLPTDFRHTVTAIHDKPLTDTPPGSPAISQVRIVALTPPQLPPDGYKGKTWGPSTVHQRERPHLPALLATEWSGPASTNSLFSKSAPNLDKKAVRPTQLHYLHHSHLPHHAMRQHSPHHHRHQHLPSHHSHAHHFEYKFGSMPCSPTTPTYASDACIGYNESGICIIGNYNKNSNSNNNSCNTTPTQTPTTALTATATSNQTNNMPNSSSLVTFPLLNNTNDHPHATSVININNTSNHNHQHQLQQHPHHSNSNSSNNSNNSGTFAANNFILDPNIYNKNKSNYNHSNSYSSSNASTSTLIQNNSHNRRNNGNNNNINHNHNNNGSRKNSGSSAIGVKSLSLCSNKKLKAQQLRQQQQQQQFLRQQSLQPVPPMVRSQEDGLNLPARYPCSPVTLLQYQFVPAPDYPSSDQSDTDTEPPTPTVSCFPFRKVSPVAQQPPLPYAYHDRSPLSDHAISGFSSLGNSPAVGRKKLSLDSELLAIERQQKHAQRQAKMLPIVMLLSDFDKHAPQPIHHASNASSATNLINEPNDPTYDRAFYREIQKSLEEIFSLPAPASRLGSQRSERLNSKSSGDLTKYNSTSQLTEDAADDEPTYRFQRNASGSQFPRQCFFRQPSNAGEAADDDAETNASHNASFRSYSGDEHFNSICSDQSSSIDTTNSTQTSRKSSVTFQLNSSASQTNSCNSNDEHANSTIASANQSYSFSTTFNSTDATNFHTDKTDQFVNGGGATSQQTSPHAAATSTTVMPKGSLLHDLKLQDVQPAPEVLRMKQSLLLAQEAKARKHKMHTKKVSGKAKEPGATTTASVSFQHKVQNILNYFTIRKKKSESEYKLFENANSEFVHETRVKAKAKAKSCEQL